The genomic region GACAGGTAGTCCCCGCTGAAGGCGCGGGCCGCCGCGCTCGCCGAGGACAGGCCCGAGCACATGACCATGAAGGCGACGATGAACGTCAGGAACGGGACCTGGAACGCCTTCTGGGTGTAGAGCGCGGCTCCGGCCGCCTTCGGATACTTGCCGACGAGCTCGACGTACGAGGCGGCTGTCAGGATCGCCACGGCGAACCCGATGACGAACGGCAGCCACAGCGCCCCGCCGACCTTGCCGGCGACCTGACCGGTGGTGGCGTAGATGCCGGTGCCGAGGATGTCACCGATCACGAACAGGACCAGCAGTCTGGGGCCGATGGCCCGCCGCAGCGGGGTCTCCTCCTCCCTCTCCGGCACGGCGGCTGCATCCCTGTCGGTTGCGGACACGAAAGCTCCCTGAGGCGTTCGACACGGACCGGAACACCGTCTCCCCTGCCCGGAAGACCATGCGTGATGCCTTGTACTACTCGCCTCGCCCCCGCGCACCTCGCCCGCGAGGGGACCATGGACCGGACACGAACCCGCTACCGATGAGGAACCCCCGTGCTCGTACCCGCCGACCCGACCGTCCTGCATCCGATGGAGGGTCGGGGAGTACTCCTACTACGACGACCCGGACGGCCCGGCGGCGTTCGAGACGCGCAACGTGCTCTACCACTACGGGCCGGAGAAGCTGATCATCGGCAGGTTCTGCGCGCTGGGCACAGGAGTGCGGTTCCTCATGAACGGCGCCAACCACCGCATGGACGGCCCCTCGACCTTCCCCTTCCCCACCATGGGCGGCTCCTGGGCCGAGCACTTCGACCTGCTCACCGGCCTGCCCGACCGGGGTGACACCGTGGTCGGCAACGACGTCTGGTTCGGCCACGGCACGACGATCATGCCCGGCGTGCGGATCGGGCACGGGGCGATCATCGCAGCCGGCGCCGTGGTCACCAGTGACGTGCCGGACTACGGCATCGTCGGCGGCAACCCCGCGCGCCTCATCCGTACCCGGTACAGCGACGAGGACGTCGCCCGGCTGCTGGCGGTGGCCTGGTGGAACTGGCCCGTGGAGCACATCACCGAGCACGTGCGGACGATCATGTCGGGCAGCATCGCCGACCTGGAGGCCGCCCGGCCCCCGCGATGAGTTTCGGCCGGGTCGCGAGTCTGTTCCGGTGAGTGTCGTACGAGGCGTACGGCACCGCCCGGCACAGGACACCACGGAGGACACCATGACGACCACCCCGGACGCCCCGACCACCGAGCTGCCCGGCCGCCCGCCCGTCGTCGACCCGGCCACCTGGCAGGCCGCCCGTGACGAGCTCCTGGTCCGCGAGAAGGCCCACACCCGCGAGGGCGACGCGATCGCCGCGGCCCGCCGCCGGCTGCCGATGGTGGAGTTCGACGGGACTGTCGAGGTCGTCGGCCCCGACGGCCCGGTCCCGTTCCTGGACCTGTTCCAGGGCCGCGACGAGCTCGTGGTCTACAAACACATGTGGTACGACGGCGCCCCGCACCAGGGGCAGTGCGAGGGCTGCACCACCACGGCCTGGCACCTGAAGGACGCCGTCTACCTCAACGCCCGCGGTGTCTCGTTCGCCGTCCTGACCTCGGGCCGATGGGACGAGGTGGCCTCCTACGTCGACTTCATGGGCTACACCCAGCCCTGGTACTCGGTACGCGACGTGGACGCGCCGGTCGGCGGCGAGATGGGTTACCTCACCTGCTTCCTGCGCGACGGGGACCGCGTGTTCCTCACCTACTCCACGACGGGCCGCGGCAACGAGCGGGTCAACGGGTCCCTCGGTCTGCTCGACATGACGCCCTACGGCCGCGGCGAGGCGTGGGAGGACAACCCCGAGGGCTGGCCCGAGGGGCAGGTCCCGTGCTGGTCCTGGCGCTCGGACGCGGACGGGAACGCCACCTGGGGCCCGACCAGCCGCCCCGTGCCGCAGTGGACCCGCCCCGGCGCGACGCCGGTGGAGACCCTCGGCCGGCAGGGCCACCACCACTGACGCCTGGCCGACGGCCCCGGCGCAAGGCGTGTGAAGCGGGAGCGCTCCTCCCTCAGACCTTTCCCGGACGTCGCGGGCCGCCCCGGGCCCGGTTGCGGAAACCCGCGGGAGTCTCTCCGGCGCGCTGCCGGAAGAAGCGGGTGAAGGCCGTGGGGCCGGGGAAGCCGATGCGTTCGCCGACGGCGGTGGCGGGCAGGTCGGTGTGCACCGGGAGGCGCTTGGCCTCCAGGAGCACCCGGTCGTCGATCAGGCGCTTGGCTCCGGACCCGGTCACAGCCCGGCTCGCGCGCGTGAGGGTGCGCACGCTGTAGCCCGGCAGCCGTCCCGCCCCTGAGGACGCCTTGAACTCAGTTGGTGCGGTCGGACCAGCCCTGCGGGAGATCTCCGGGGGCCGTGGCGATGACCGTGTCGTCGTCGGGGCCGACGTACTCGAAGAGGGTGATCTTCGCGAATTCCGGGACGATGTGGATCGGATAGGTCGGGCCCTCGTCGCGGTACCTGCGCATCTCGTCGAGGTGGTCGTTCTGGTAGAGGACGGTGCGGTCGCCGTGTTCCTCGACCCAGCGAGGGAAGAAGATCACGCCGTGCAGGCGGCGCTTGCCGGGCATGACGTTGACGGAGACCGACGTACCGGTGGGCTCGTTCCAGGAGATCTTGTAGTGGTCGTCGTCCAGTTGGACGAGGTCCACCCGCTGGTCCTTGACCCAGCGGCCGCCCACCATGCCGGAGTGGATCCGGTAGTCGATGGTGGTCGGGTTCTTCACGTACATCTCGTACTGCCAGCCGTTGGCGTAGGTGTAGATGAAGCGGTGGCCGACGATGCCGGAGAGCTCCTGCGCGGGGACAGGGCTCCGGACGGTGGTCACGTGTGCTCCGTTGCCGGTCATGGGGGTACCTCCTTGCTGCCGCGGTGACACTGCGGCGGGCCGTACGAGTAGCCCCGTTCGCATAGGCTCAACATCGTTGCGGCGCGCGGGTCCGGAAGGCGGAGACATGAGGCGTGACGAGCTGATCCGACCGGTGCCGGAGCTGTTACGGCGGCACGCGGGGGGAGCCGGGCAAAAGGTGGCCTACTCCGACTCCTCGCGCAGCGTCACCTACGCCGAACTGGAGCGGCGCACGCGCTCGCTGGCCGCGTACCTCACCCGGACCGGGCTGCGGCGCGGCGACCGGGTCGCGATCTGTCTGGGCAACTGCGTGGAGGCGGTGGAGAGTTGCCTCGCCGTCCTGCGGGCCGGGATGGTCGGCGTCCCGCTCGATCCGCGGTCCTCCGACGCCGAGTTGGCCCACTTCCTCCAGGACAGCGGAGCCGCATGCGTCATCACGGACGCCGCGCACCTGGCACAACTGCGGCGCCTGGGGCCCCCGTACGACCGCTTGAGCGCCTTGGTCACCGGGAGCGGCCCGGTCCCGGACGGCGCCCGGTCGTTCCGGAGCGCGGCCGAGAGCGGCGGGGACGCGGAGATCGACCTGCTCGGCCTCGACGATCCGGCCTGGATGCTCTACACCTCCGGCACCACGCGTCGTCCCAAGGGTGTGGTGTCCACGCAGCGGGCCGCGCTGTGGTCCGTGGCCGCCTGCTACGCCCCGGTCTTCGGTCTCTCGCCCGACGACCGCCTGCTCTGGCCGCTACCGCTGTTCCACAGCTTCAGCCACTCGCTGGCGATCCTGGGCGTGACGGCCGTGGGCGCGAGCGCCCGGATCGCCGGTGAGCTGCTGCCCCCGGGTGGTCTGCGGCAGGAGCTGCTCGCCGCGCACGCCGGGTTCGGTGGGCCCTTCACCCTGCTGGCCGGCGTACCCGCGACGTATCACCGGCTGCTCGACTCGGGCGGCGAGGCCCCGCCGGCGCTGCGGATGTGCCTCGTGGCCGGCGCCCCGAGCGGCCCCGCCCTGCGCGCGGCCGTGGAGGAGACCCTCGGGGCGCCGCTGCTGGACGCGTACGGCAGTACCGAGACCTGCGGCATGATCGCGGTGAACCGTCCCGAGGGGCCGAGGGTCGACGGCTCCTGCGGGGCGCCCGTGCCGGGCACGGACGTACGCGTCGTCGACCCGCTCAGCGGCGAGGACGTCCCGGACGGGGCCGAGGGCGAGGTCTGGGTGCGTGGGCCGGGCCTGATGACCGGGTACCACGAGCAGCCCGAGGCGACGGCCGCCGCGCTGCGGGACGGCTGGTACCGCACCGGCGACCTCGGCCGCCGCGTCGAGCACGGCCATCTCCGGCTCACCGGCCGGCTCAGCGAGCTGATCATCCGCGGCGGCGAGAACATCCACCCGACGGAGATCGAGCAGGCCCTGGCGCAGTGTCCCGGCGTGTCCGAGGCCGTGGTCGTGGGGGTGCCGCACGACGTGCTCGGCGAGGTGCCGGTCGCCTTCGTGGTGCCGGGTCCGGAGGGCTTCGACGCCCGGCAGGTGCTCGCCGAGTGCCGGACCCGGCTGGCCGACTACAAGGTGCCGGCCGAGATCCGCGAGATCACCGCCGTGCCGCGCACCGGGTCCGGCAAGATCGCCCGGCACGAGCTGGTCGCCGCCGCTCCGGCCGCTCCGGTCGCGGCCGACGCCGCCCCCACCGCCCTGCGCGAGCGGCTCCTGTCCCTCTCGCGCGGCGACCAGGAGCGCGCGCTACGCGAAACGGTGCTGACCGAAACGGCCGGGGTCTGCCGGCGCACACCGGGCGATCTGCCCGACGCGGACAGGCCGTTCACCGATCTCGGCATGACTTCCGCCGGCGTCGTCGAGCTGGTGGACCGGCTCGGCGCGCTGACCGGTCTGAGCCTGCCGTCGACACTGGTCTTCGACCACCCCACGCCGACCGCGGTGGCCCGGTACCTGCGTGTGGCGCTCTTCGAGGGCGAGCCCGTGGGGCACCCGCAGGCGTACGGCGGACCGGGCCGGCCTCCCGAGGACGATCCGATCGTGATCGTCGCCATGGGCTGCCGGTATCCCGGTGGCGTCGGCTCCCCCGAGGACCTGTGGGAGTTGGTGTCGCACGGGCGGGACGCCATCTCGGAGTTCCCGGCCGACCGCGGCTGGGACCTGGACGCCCTGTACGACCCTGATCCCGACCGGGTCGGCACGTCGTACACGCGGCACGGCGGGTTCCTGCAGCGGGCCGCGGAGTTCGACGCCGGGCTGTTCGGGATCTCGCCGCGCGAGGCGCTCGCCATGGACCCGCAGCAGCGGCTGCTCCTGGAGACGTCCTGGGAGGTGTGGGAGCGGGCCGGGATCGACCCGGCGTCGGTGCGCGAGAGCGACACCGGCGTGTTCGTCGGCGTGATGTACGGCGACTACTCCGCCCGCTTCACGCGCTCCCACGAGTTGGAGGCGCACCTGGGGCTGGGCTCGGCGGGCAGTGTGGCCTCCGGGCGGATCTCCTACGTGTACGGTCTGCGCGGTCCCGCGATCACGGTCGACACCGCGTGCTCGTCCTCGCTGGTGGCGCTGCACTGGGCCGCGCGGGCGCTGCGCTCGGGCGAGTGCTCGCTGGCGCTGGCCGGCGGGGTCACGGTGATGGCGACGCCCAAGCCGTTCCTCGCCTTCAGCAGGCAGCGCGGGCTGTCGCCGGACGGGCGCTGCAAGTCGTTCTCGGCGGCGGCCGACGGCACGGCCTGGGGCGAGGGCGTGGGACTGGTCCTGCTGGAGCGGTTGTCCGACGCGCGGCGCAACGGCCATCCGGTCCTGGCCGTGCTCCGCGGCTCCGCCGTGAACTCCGACGGCGCGTCCAACGGGCTCGCCGCGCCCCACGGCCCGGCACAGCGGCGGCTGATCGAGCGGGCGCTGGCGGACGCGGGGCTGCGCACCGGTGACGTGGACGTGGTGGAAGCCCACGGCACGGGCACCCGGCTGGGCGACCCCATCGAGGCGCAGGCCCTCCTGGCCACGTACGGACAGGGCCGTGAGCAGCCGTTGTGGCTCGGGTCGGTCAAGTCCAACCTCGGGCACACGCAGGCGGCGGCCGGAGTCGCCGGCGTCATCAAGATGGTGCAGGCCATGCGGCACGGCTCACTGCCCCGGACCCTGCACGTCGACGCGCCCACACCGCACGTCGACTGGTCCGCCGGCCGCGTGGAACTACTGACCGCGCCCCGGCCCTGGCCGGCCTCGGACCGGCCGCGGCGTGCGGGGGTCTCGGCCTTCGGGATCGGCGGGACCAACGCGCATCTGATTCTGGAAGAGGCGCCGGAGAAGGAGACCGCGGTCCCACGGGAGGTGGCGGCCTCTCCGGAGGCGGCGGTCTCCCCGCGGGCAGCCGCGGTGCCGCCCGTTCCCTGGCTGCTCTCCGCCGCCGACGAGACCGCCCTGCGCGCCCAGGCCCGACGGCTCGCGGCCGAGGCGGCGAACCGGCCGGCCCTGTCGCCCGCCGACGTCGCCCACTCGCTGGCGGTGTCGCGCTCCGCCCTCAGCCATCGCGCGCTCGTGCCGGCCGGTGACCGAACCCGGATGCTGGACGCGCTGAACGCGTTCGCGCAGGGCCGGGACACCCCCGGTGTCGTCCGAGGACTGGCCGACCCGGAGCTCCGTACGGCCTTCCTGTTCACCGGACAAGGCGCCCAGCGCCCCCGGATGGGCGCCGAACTGCGCGCCGCCTTCCCCGTCTTCGCCGACGCCTTCGACGAGGTCTGCCGTCACCTGGACGACCGTCTCCCCCAGCCGCTGAGCGCCGTGCTGTCCGCCGAGCCGGGCTCACCGGAAGCGGCTCTGGTGGACCGTACGGACTTCACCCAGGCCGGACTGTTCGCCTTCGAGGTGGCGCTGTTCCGGCTGCTGGAGTCGTGGGGCGTGCGGGCCGACCGGCTGGTGGGCCACTCCGTCGGTGAGCTGGCGGCCGCGCATGTCGCCGGCGTGCTCGATCTGCCCGACGCCGCGACGCTGGTTGCCGCTCGCGGACGGCTGATGCAGGCCTTGCCCGACGGCGGTGCGATGGTGGCGCTGGAGGGGAGCGAGGAGGAAGTCGCCACGGAGCTCGCGCAGTTCGGGGCGCAGGAAGCGAAGGTGGCGCAGGCAGCTGAGGGAGCGCAGATGGCCGTCGCGTCCGTCAACGGGCCCAGCTCGGTGGTGATCTCGGGCGCGCGGGACGCGGTGCTCGCGGTCGCGGCCGGCTTCGAGGCGCGCGGACGCAGGGCCGTACGGCTGCGGGTGAGCCATGCTTTCCACTCGCCCCTGGTGGCGCCGATGCTCGACGCATTCCTGGCCGTCGCCCGGGAGTTGACCTTCCGACCGCCGCGTGTCCCGATCGTCTCCACCGTGACGGGACGGCTCGCCGAGCCCGCGGAACTGTGCACGCCCGAGTACTGGGCGCGGCACGCCCGGCTGCCCGTGCGCTTCGCCGACGCCGTGCGCCGGCTCTCGGACGACGGCGTCTCCGCCTACCTGGAACTCGGTCCCGGGCCCGTACTCACCGCGGCGGCCGCCGACTGTCTGACCGACACGTCCACGAGCGGCTCGGTTCTCGCCGTCGCCACCCGAGGCGATGCGTACGAACCGGAGACGCTCCTGTCGGCCGTGGCGCGGCTGCATGTGGCCGGGGCCGCCGTCGACTGGGCGGCGGTGTACGCGGGTTCCGGCGCGCGCCGCGAGGATCTGCCGACGTACGCCTTCCAGCGGCAGCGGTACTGGCTGGACGCTCCTCGCCCGTCGGCGACCGGCACCGGGTCCCTGCTGGGCCCGGCGTTCCCGGTGCCGGACACCGAGCGGACGGTCCTGACCGGGCTGTTGTCCCTCGCTGCTCACCCGTGGCTCGCGGACCATGTCGTCGCCGGGAGGGTCGTCGTGCCGGCGACGGTGTTCGTGGAGATGGCCCTGCGGGCGGGTGAGGCGGTGGGCTGCGGCGCGGTCGACGAACTCGTGATGCTCTCGCCACTCGCCCTGTCCGGTTCCGCGGGGGTGCGGGTCCAGGTCGTGGTGGGTGCGCGGGACGACGACTCGGGCCGGCGGCCGGTCGACGTCTACTCCCGGCCGGAGCAGCCCGAGCGGCCGGAGGATTCCGCCGAGGCCGCGTGGACACGGAATGTCTCCGGACAGCTGGGCGGAGGCCGCGCCCCGCAGGACGAACTGACACAGTGGCCACCCCAGGGCGCGGAGGCGGTGGACCTCACCGGCGCGTACCCCGCCCTCGCCGAGGCCGGGCTCGCCTACGGGCCTGCCTTCCAGGGGGTCGGCGCGGTCTGGCGGCGCGGCGACGACGTCTTCGCGGAGGTCCGGCTGCCCCCGTCGCACGCCCCGGAAGCGGGCCGCTTCGGAGTCCATCCTGCGCTGTTCGACGCCGCGTCGCACGCGCCGCTGCTGGCCGCGTCCGCGGACACGCGCACGGTCCGGGTGCCGTTCGCGTGGAGCGGGGTGAGCCTGCACGCCTCGGGAGCGACGGAGTTGCGCGTCAAGGTGACGTCGACGAAGTCCGACACGGTTTCGCTGACCCTGGCCGACCCGTCCGGCCGACTCGTGGCACGCGTGGACTCGCTGGCGACCAGGGAACTCCCGGCCGAGCGGGCAGGCCGCGCCGGCCTGGCGGAGGACTTCGTACGAAGGGCTCTGCTGCGCCCTGAGTGGGCCGTCCTCGACCTCTTCCCCGGTGACGCTGATGAGCGGGCCTGGGCCGTGCGCGGGCCGGACGAGCTGAATCTCGCCGATTTCCTGCCCGGCGGCGTGCACCCCGGTGTCATCGCCGTCACAGCCATCGCCCCTGCGACAGGCTCGGATCCGGTCTCCGCCACGCACGAGCTGACGGGCCGAGTACTCAAGGTGCTCCAGGACTGGCAGGACGACCCGGGCACGGCGGGCTCACGGCTGGTCGTGGTCACGCGGGACGCCACCGGGCCGGTGCCGGACCTGGCGGGTGCGGCGGTCTGGGGCCTGGTGCGTACGGCGCAGTCGGAGCTGCCCGGACGTGTCGTCCTGGTGGATGTCGACGGGCAGCCCGAGTCACTGCGGATGCTGCCGTCGGCCGTCGCCACCGGTGAGCCGCAACTCCGGGTGCGGGACGGTCGGGTGACGGTTCCGCGGCTGGCCGCGGCCAGTGATGCAGCGGGCGCGGGTGCCGCCTTCGGCCCGGACGGTACGGTCCTGATCACCGGAGGCACCGGGGCGCTGGGCGCGGAGCTGGCGCGTCATCTGGTCGCCGGACACGGCGTACGGCATCTGCTGCTGACCGG from Streptomyces chartreusis NRRL 3882 harbors:
- a CDS encoding DUF899 domain-containing protein, whose amino-acid sequence is MTTTPDAPTTELPGRPPVVDPATWQAARDELLVREKAHTREGDAIAAARRRLPMVEFDGTVEVVGPDGPVPFLDLFQGRDELVVYKHMWYDGAPHQGQCEGCTTTAWHLKDAVYLNARGVSFAVLTSGRWDEVASYVDFMGYTQPWYSVRDVDAPVGGEMGYLTCFLRDGDRVFLTYSTTGRGNERVNGSLGLLDMTPYGRGEAWEDNPEGWPEGQVPCWSWRSDADGNATWGPTSRPVPQWTRPGATPVETLGRQGHHH
- a CDS encoding helix-turn-helix domain-containing protein, with product MRTLTRASRAVTGSGAKRLIDDRVLLEAKRLPVHTDLPATAVGERIGFPGPTAFTRFFRQRAGETPAGFRNRARGGPRRPGKV
- a CDS encoding phenolic acid decarboxylase, with the translated sequence MTGNGAHVTTVRSPVPAQELSGIVGHRFIYTYANGWQYEMYVKNPTTIDYRIHSGMVGGRWVKDQRVDLVQLDDDHYKISWNEPTGTSVSVNVMPGKRRLHGVIFFPRWVEEHGDRTVLYQNDHLDEMRRYRDEGPTYPIHIVPEFAKITLFEYVGPDDDTVIATAPGDLPQGWSDRTN
- a CDS encoding type I polyketide synthase, coding for MRRDELIRPVPELLRRHAGGAGQKVAYSDSSRSVTYAELERRTRSLAAYLTRTGLRRGDRVAICLGNCVEAVESCLAVLRAGMVGVPLDPRSSDAELAHFLQDSGAACVITDAAHLAQLRRLGPPYDRLSALVTGSGPVPDGARSFRSAAESGGDAEIDLLGLDDPAWMLYTSGTTRRPKGVVSTQRAALWSVAACYAPVFGLSPDDRLLWPLPLFHSFSHSLAILGVTAVGASARIAGELLPPGGLRQELLAAHAGFGGPFTLLAGVPATYHRLLDSGGEAPPALRMCLVAGAPSGPALRAAVEETLGAPLLDAYGSTETCGMIAVNRPEGPRVDGSCGAPVPGTDVRVVDPLSGEDVPDGAEGEVWVRGPGLMTGYHEQPEATAAALRDGWYRTGDLGRRVEHGHLRLTGRLSELIIRGGENIHPTEIEQALAQCPGVSEAVVVGVPHDVLGEVPVAFVVPGPEGFDARQVLAECRTRLADYKVPAEIREITAVPRTGSGKIARHELVAAAPAAPVAADAAPTALRERLLSLSRGDQERALRETVLTETAGVCRRTPGDLPDADRPFTDLGMTSAGVVELVDRLGALTGLSLPSTLVFDHPTPTAVARYLRVALFEGEPVGHPQAYGGPGRPPEDDPIVIVAMGCRYPGGVGSPEDLWELVSHGRDAISEFPADRGWDLDALYDPDPDRVGTSYTRHGGFLQRAAEFDAGLFGISPREALAMDPQQRLLLETSWEVWERAGIDPASVRESDTGVFVGVMYGDYSARFTRSHELEAHLGLGSAGSVASGRISYVYGLRGPAITVDTACSSSLVALHWAARALRSGECSLALAGGVTVMATPKPFLAFSRQRGLSPDGRCKSFSAAADGTAWGEGVGLVLLERLSDARRNGHPVLAVLRGSAVNSDGASNGLAAPHGPAQRRLIERALADAGLRTGDVDVVEAHGTGTRLGDPIEAQALLATYGQGREQPLWLGSVKSNLGHTQAAAGVAGVIKMVQAMRHGSLPRTLHVDAPTPHVDWSAGRVELLTAPRPWPASDRPRRAGVSAFGIGGTNAHLILEEAPEKETAVPREVAASPEAAVSPRAAAVPPVPWLLSAADETALRAQARRLAAEAANRPALSPADVAHSLAVSRSALSHRALVPAGDRTRMLDALNAFAQGRDTPGVVRGLADPELRTAFLFTGQGAQRPRMGAELRAAFPVFADAFDEVCRHLDDRLPQPLSAVLSAEPGSPEAALVDRTDFTQAGLFAFEVALFRLLESWGVRADRLVGHSVGELAAAHVAGVLDLPDAATLVAARGRLMQALPDGGAMVALEGSEEEVATELAQFGAQEAKVAQAAEGAQMAVASVNGPSSVVISGARDAVLAVAAGFEARGRRAVRLRVSHAFHSPLVAPMLDAFLAVARELTFRPPRVPIVSTVTGRLAEPAELCTPEYWARHARLPVRFADAVRRLSDDGVSAYLELGPGPVLTAAAADCLTDTSTSGSVLAVATRGDAYEPETLLSAVARLHVAGAAVDWAAVYAGSGARREDLPTYAFQRQRYWLDAPRPSATGTGSLLGPAFPVPDTERTVLTGLLSLAAHPWLADHVVAGRVVVPATVFVEMALRAGEAVGCGAVDELVMLSPLALSGSAGVRVQVVVGARDDDSGRRPVDVYSRPEQPERPEDSAEAAWTRNVSGQLGGGRAPQDELTQWPPQGAEAVDLTGAYPALAEAGLAYGPAFQGVGAVWRRGDDVFAEVRLPPSHAPEAGRFGVHPALFDAASHAPLLAASADTRTVRVPFAWSGVSLHASGATELRVKVTSTKSDTVSLTLADPSGRLVARVDSLATRELPAERAGRAGLAEDFVRRALLRPEWAVLDLFPGDADERAWAVRGPDELNLADFLPGGVHPGVIAVTAIAPATGSDPVSATHELTGRVLKVLQDWQDDPGTAGSRLVVVTRDATGPVPDLAGAAVWGLVRTAQSELPGRVVLVDVDGQPESLRMLPSAVATGEPQLRVRDGRVTVPRLAAASDAAGAGAAFGPDGTVLITGGTGALGAELARHLVAGHGVRHLLLTGRRGPQAPGAAQLRDALEALGARVAVVACDTADRAALAEVVKRCEPPLTAVVHAAGVLDDGVLDSLTPERMAAVLRPKADAAWHLHELTRDMGLSAFVLFSSVSGLLGRAGQGNYAAANSFLDALAHRRAAEGLPAVSLAWGPWEHTGGMAAGQQPRQRPLARDVLMPLSTEQGMTLFDAALRSTGPVLAPILLDRAALRSGAGHLPPPLRGFVRQNRPPAAATASGSPGSPGQMLEPGAWRKRLAPLPPGEREPALVELLRGDVAAVLGYPDGDALPAGKSLADLGFDSLTAVQIRNRLSMALKLRLSAAVVFEHRTAEELARHLLGLLGGEPAAAAAPEATGTADATAATGSERPAYTLSSLFRTVSAAGQPVAAMHLLVTASWALPTFTAARGREHALPPIRRSPGRSRRGRPMVVYVPAYHPSLASGGGDFPRFHRALQGDLEASEVLEFPHPGIGAGAAVPQDRDALARTQAESVLRHVGDGPFVVVGRSAGGNVAHLVAHQLENTGRAPAGLVLLDTYHITPDNSGKDWLLSLAAPPPRDSSPQDTGQPLLTGDDDSTLAAIGAYNRIFLGWVPEPIATPTLLVRAQRPTPAMAASADADDWRTSWPAAHDVVDVPGDHLTMMREHAETTASAIRAWIDTRTAKGDR